A window of Mercenaria mercenaria strain notata chromosome 16, MADL_Memer_1, whole genome shotgun sequence contains these coding sequences:
- the LOC128549833 gene encoding uncharacterized protein LOC128549833, with the protein MSSSLIDEDSFYERFFHRGQYGLSGGWPHSTTLLYRMRIKKAGKNNIKKNRLLHKSGCSSLPQCERWTKVENDAGGRHAEMLFVQQVNELLDCLNEEESQQTYRQISFDIVLSYSPCSDCAKELTQLKRRSIEPTPSGYNVIFCTMNIKFAKFYEHYVFENIEAMIWMVQNQIEFSVFNGLCDWKDFLDNIVKLALDIQSEAFYATWFYRQDRELVDSILLECIKLTAFKWPTQDNEGREEMKKRICDLKSAKSSFAYLMDLRAF; encoded by the exons ATGAGTAGTAG TTTAATAGACGAAGACAGCTTTTACGAGAGATTTTTCCATAGAGGGCAATACGGCTTATCGGGAGGTTGGCCTCACTCGACAACTCTTTTATATCGAATGCGAATAAAAAAAGCAggcaaaaataacattaaaaagaataGGCTACTACACAAATCAGGATGTTCGTCACTGCCGCAATGCGAACGATGGACAAAGGTTGAAAATGATGCTGGAGGACGACACGCGGAGATGCTTTTCGTACAACAAGTTAATGAACTTCTTGACTGTTTAAATGAAGAAGAAAgtcaacagacatacagacaaataAGTTTTGATATTGTGTTGAGTTATTCGCCATGCTCAGACTGTGCAAAAGAGCTGACTCAACTGAAGAGGAGATCAATTGAACCAACTCCTAGTGGTTACAACGTCATTTTTTGTACTATGAACATAAAATTTGCCAAATTCTACGAGCATTATGTGTTTGAAAACATCGAGGCAATGATATGGATGGTACAGAACCAGATAGAGTTTTCTGTATTTAATGGATTGTGTGACTGGAAAGATTTTCTTGATAACATAGTAAAGCTCGCCCTCGATATCCAATCTGAAGCATTTTACGCAACCTGGTTTTACAGACAAGATAGAGAGCTAGTAGATTCAATACTTCTTGAGTGCATCAAGCTAACCGCATTTAAATGGCCTACGCAAGATAATGAGGGTCGAGAGGAAATGAAAAAACGTATCTGCGATTTGAAATCTGCTAAATCTAGTTTTGCATATTTGATGGACTTAAGGGCATTTTAG